Proteins co-encoded in one Alphaproteobacteria bacterium PA2 genomic window:
- a CDS encoding malonyl-CoA synthase (catalyzes the formation of malonyl-CoA from malonate and CoA): MSDNLYELLSSRFPTAPDRVCFRLLDGESISYNLVQAKVAAIAGRLVAEGVVPGDRVALQVEKSPEAVMIYLATLMAGAVFLPLNSAYTPGEVDYFLKDAEPRLFIQDAVGYVAGAQDAEPLSKAVPRTSADLASIIYTSGTTGRSKGAMLTHGNLASNALALHQAWGFSASDVLLHALPIFHVHGLFVALHCAFLSGTPMIWLPKFDDAQVLKGLADATVMMGVPTFYTRLLANPDFTRERAAHMRLFVCGSAPLLPSTFAEFQTRTGQTILERYGMSEAVIITTNPLTGDRLAGSVGYPLPGVDLRIGGGEETGVIEIKGPSVFSAYWRMPEKTTEEFTADGYFITGDVGRRDPDGRVWISGRAKDLIISGGFNVYPKEIELILDEMDGVTESAVIGLPHPDFGEAVCAVVIGKGDDAAMIAACRTQLAAFKAPKRIFFVEDLPRNAMGKVQKNLLRERYAGTFEG; this comes from the coding sequence ATGTCTGACAATCTCTATGAGTTGCTGTCCTCGCGCTTTCCTACGGCCCCGGATCGGGTCTGTTTCCGGCTGCTCGATGGGGAGTCCATTTCGTACAATCTTGTGCAGGCCAAGGTGGCGGCCATAGCCGGGCGACTGGTCGCTGAGGGGGTTGTCCCTGGCGACCGCGTGGCCCTGCAGGTTGAGAAGTCTCCGGAGGCGGTGATGATCTATCTCGCGACGCTCATGGCTGGCGCGGTCTTCCTTCCCCTGAACAGCGCCTACACCCCAGGGGAGGTGGATTACTTCCTGAAGGATGCCGAGCCCAGGCTCTTCATCCAGGACGCGGTGGGATATGTGGCGGGCGCACAGGATGCAGAGCCGCTCTCGAAGGCCGTGCCGCGGACATCAGCAGACCTGGCCTCGATCATCTACACCAGCGGCACGACCGGGCGCTCCAAGGGGGCCATGCTGACCCACGGCAATCTGGCGTCAAACGCCCTGGCCCTGCATCAGGCCTGGGGCTTTTCAGCAAGTGATGTCCTGCTCCACGCCCTGCCGATCTTTCACGTCCATGGTCTGTTTGTCGCCCTGCACTGCGCCTTCCTGTCCGGAACGCCCATGATCTGGTTGCCGAAGTTCGACGACGCCCAGGTGCTGAAGGGCCTGGCTGACGCAACCGTCATGATGGGCGTGCCGACCTTCTATACGCGCCTGCTGGCCAATCCCGACTTTACCCGGGAAAGGGCGGCGCACATGCGCCTGTTCGTCTGCGGATCTGCGCCCCTGCTGCCATCGACCTTCGCCGAGTTCCAGACGCGGACCGGTCAAACCATTCTTGAGCGCTACGGCATGAGCGAGGCTGTGATCATCACCACCAATCCGCTGACCGGTGACCGGCTGGCTGGGAGTGTGGGCTATCCCCTGCCGGGAGTGGATCTTCGGATCGGCGGCGGGGAGGAGACCGGGGTCATCGAGATCAAGGGGCCCAGCGTCTTTTCGGCCTATTGGCGCATGCCGGAAAAGACCACCGAGGAGTTCACGGCCGACGGCTATTTCATAACCGGCGATGTGGGGCGCCGCGATCCCGACGGGCGGGTCTGGATTTCGGGGCGGGCCAAGGACCTGATCATTTCGGGGGGCTTCAATGTCTATCCCAAGGAGATCGAACTAATCCTCGATGAGATGGACGGGGTCACGGAGTCCGCCGTCATAGGCCTGCCCCACCCCGATTTCGGGGAAGCGGTGTGCGCCGTGGTGATCGGCAAGGGCGACGATGCGGCCATGATCGCCGCTTGCCGGACCCAGCTGGCCGCCTTCAAGGCGCCCAAGCGGATATTCTTCGTGGAAGATCTGCCACGTAATGCGATGGGCAAGGTCCAGAAGAACCTGCTGCGGGAGCGGTATGCGGGGACGTTTGAGGGCT
- a CDS encoding limonene-1,2-epoxide hydrolase: MAQQASLKLDVMKALIAAWSRGDVDGALDHMTDDIVWHYAAGVAPPIRGKAKARKFLENFKSQVTNVNWRIFDFAENGDRLFVEGVDEHTSTSGTVIATPYAGVLEFRGNLICAWRDYVDVGVMEAQRGGAPASAWAADLTARPAI; the protein is encoded by the coding sequence ATGGCGCAGCAAGCAAGCCTGAAGCTGGATGTCATGAAGGCCCTGATCGCCGCCTGGTCCCGTGGCGATGTCGATGGGGCGCTTGATCACATGACCGATGACATTGTCTGGCACTACGCCGCAGGCGTCGCGCCGCCGATACGCGGCAAGGCCAAGGCCCGGAAGTTTCTCGAGAATTTCAAATCGCAGGTAACCAACGTCAACTGGCGGATATTCGACTTCGCTGAGAACGGCGACCGTCTTTTTGTTGAAGGCGTGGACGAACACACTTCCACATCCGGGACGGTCATCGCGACCCCCTATGCCGGGGTGCTGGAGTTCCGCGGCAACCTCATCTGCGCCTGGCGCGACTATGTTGATGTCGGCGTCATGGAAGCCCAGCGTGGCGGTGCGCCGGCCTCAGCCTGGGCGGCGGACCTGACCGCCAGGCCGGCGATTTGA